In Ischnura elegans chromosome 6, ioIscEleg1.1, whole genome shotgun sequence, one genomic interval encodes:
- the LOC124160298 gene encoding cuticle protein 19-like, with protein MASVKIFALIAVVAVATAVCHAFPEPGFAAGYGGGEDHGHAVDYYAYPKYQYNYGVNDPHTGDIKNQWEERDGDVVKGSYSLHESDGTVRTVEYTADKHNGFNAVVHRSGVASHDHHSGLHH; from the exons ATGGCTTCCGTCAAG ATCTTCGCCCTGATCGCGGTCGTTGCCGTCGCAACTGCCGTCTGCCACGCTTTCCCCGAGCCAGGATTTGCCGCAGGATACGGAGGTGGTGAAGACCATGGACATGCCGTTGACTATTAC gCTTATCCCAAGTACCAGTATAACTACGGAGTGAACGACCCTCACACTGGAGATATCAAGAACCAATGGGAGGAGAGAGATGGAGATGTTGTGAAGGGatcctacagcctccacgaatcAGACGGCACCGTTCGCACGGTCGAGTACACAGCTGACaagcacaacggattcaacgcagTCGTGCACAGATCCGGCGTCGCTTCCCACGACCACCACTCCGGGCTCCATCACTGA